The Agromyces atrinae genome window below encodes:
- a CDS encoding ABC transporter substrate-binding protein, whose amino-acid sequence MTQQRRSRRRLTRTLTITTSALAAVALLTACSAGSAGTSDEFGFASVEQDPAAPLTIWVDAAREPIAKAFQADNPDLTVNIETYDGSAGGSDSFKTKVALFDQSGEGWPDAVFSTQQNDTAWASVGQNGAEPFAAVLNEGLMSDEFLDGFTPGALDPMTVDGKVYGVRNDLAPVVYWYNEPLMSEFGYEIPTTWEEYQELSDKVAAEHPGYILGSVGDSFAGPYTYYWSGEAPIFQVEGDTFSSDFDDENSKKVTELIDHMLANGTLVQDSVFGADFVSTYGDKLLGTPGPAWFAGAIFQNPDSVNAPAGAIGASAPLHWEGQNEVTGNVGGGVWYGSSHSKNLDGVAKFLEYVSSSDTAAELATGLPAYASTADTWLATQEASGYFAGEFQSAITKAAGSVWSGWGFPSFSPETAYSSVVIPGLAAGKTLSELVPDLQAEYENSAQVQGYTVK is encoded by the coding sequence ATGACACAGCAACGACGCTCTCGCCGTCGCCTCACCCGAACTCTCACTATCACGACATCCGCACTGGCCGCTGTCGCACTGCTCACCGCCTGCAGCGCAGGATCGGCGGGCACGAGCGACGAGTTCGGCTTCGCATCGGTCGAACAAGACCCCGCAGCTCCCCTGACGATCTGGGTCGATGCAGCACGCGAACCGATCGCGAAGGCCTTCCAGGCCGACAACCCTGACCTCACGGTCAACATCGAGACCTACGACGGCAGCGCGGGAGGTAGCGACTCGTTCAAGACCAAGGTCGCCCTCTTCGACCAGTCGGGTGAAGGATGGCCTGACGCCGTCTTCTCGACGCAGCAGAACGACACCGCGTGGGCGAGCGTCGGCCAGAACGGCGCGGAACCCTTCGCCGCAGTCCTCAACGAGGGCCTGATGTCCGACGAGTTCCTCGACGGCTTCACTCCCGGCGCCCTAGACCCCATGACGGTCGACGGCAAGGTCTACGGCGTGCGGAATGACCTGGCTCCCGTCGTCTACTGGTACAACGAGCCGCTCATGTCCGAGTTCGGCTACGAGATCCCCACGACGTGGGAGGAGTACCAGGAGCTGAGCGACAAGGTGGCTGCCGAGCACCCGGGCTACATCCTCGGATCGGTCGGCGACTCGTTCGCTGGTCCGTACACGTACTACTGGAGCGGCGAAGCGCCGATCTTCCAGGTCGAGGGCGACACGTTCTCGAGCGACTTCGATGACGAGAACTCGAAGAAGGTCACCGAACTCATCGATCACATGCTCGCGAACGGCACGCTCGTTCAGGACAGCGTCTTCGGAGCGGACTTCGTCAGCACGTACGGCGACAAGCTGCTCGGAACCCCCGGCCCGGCGTGGTTCGCCGGTGCGATCTTCCAGAACCCCGACAGTGTGAACGCTCCGGCGGGTGCCATCGGCGCTTCCGCGCCGTTGCACTGGGAGGGCCAGAACGAAGTGACCGGCAATGTCGGCGGCGGCGTCTGGTACGGCTCCAGCCACTCCAAGAACCTCGACGGTGTGGCGAAGTTTCTCGAGTACGTGAGCAGCTCCGACACGGCGGCCGAGCTCGCCACAGGACTGCCCGCTTACGCCTCGACAGCAGACACATGGCTGGCGACCCAGGAAGCCTCCGGATACTTTGCCGGCGAGTTCCAGTCTGCGATCACGAAGGCCGCCGGAAGCGTGTGGAGCGGGTGGGGCTTCCCCTCGTTCAGCCCTGAGACGGCGTATTCCTCCGTCGTCATCCCCGGACTGGCAGCAGGCAAGACTCTGAGCGAACTCGTTCCGGACCTGCAGGCGGAGTACGAGAATTCAGCACAGGTCCAGGGCTACACCGTCAAGTAG
- a CDS encoding WxL protein peptidoglycan domain-containing protein, with amino-acid sequence MLTAALASPALAAGSDEPAGVRWSVTPADASASDARTTIEHTLDPGESRDDYIAVRNVSDQPVVFELTAADGFSTRTGRFDILPAGEESVDAGTWITLPDTVTVEGGATAIVPFTIAVPRLAQPGDHAAGITASVFSVQSAEDGTAIGVDSRVGVRVLTRVSGEVRPEVAIEALRGEYITAWNPLRPGTVNVTFDVVNLGNTIVRASGAVDVGGQSMTYPQPGSDVPELLPGETRTMTVAVNDVWPLFVVAAHATVGATAVTLDGTRSDLSPVTAEASVAAVPWPQLIVLLGAALLLGAVISARRRSRRRVAQLVEEAREHGRQDALSLPTNTH; translated from the coding sequence GTGCTCACGGCGGCCCTGGCTTCTCCCGCGCTGGCCGCTGGTTCGGACGAACCGGCTGGTGTCCGCTGGTCGGTCACACCCGCTGACGCCTCGGCCTCTGACGCGAGGACGACGATCGAGCACACTCTCGATCCGGGCGAGAGTAGGGACGACTACATCGCCGTGCGCAACGTGAGCGACCAGCCCGTGGTCTTCGAGCTGACGGCTGCCGATGGCTTCTCCACTCGCACGGGACGCTTCGATATCCTTCCCGCAGGCGAGGAATCCGTCGATGCGGGAACGTGGATCACTCTTCCCGATACCGTCACCGTAGAGGGCGGCGCGACGGCAATCGTGCCTTTCACGATTGCGGTGCCCCGGCTCGCGCAGCCCGGTGATCATGCCGCCGGGATCACAGCGTCAGTGTTCTCGGTTCAGTCTGCAGAGGACGGCACTGCGATCGGTGTCGATAGCCGTGTAGGCGTTCGAGTGCTGACGCGCGTGTCGGGCGAGGTGCGCCCTGAGGTCGCCATCGAGGCTCTCCGCGGGGAGTACATCACGGCGTGGAACCCCCTCCGGCCGGGCACGGTGAACGTCACATTCGACGTCGTAAATCTCGGCAACACCATCGTTCGCGCGTCAGGCGCCGTCGACGTCGGCGGACAGAGCATGACGTACCCTCAGCCGGGCAGTGATGTTCCGGAGCTTCTTCCCGGCGAAACCCGCACGATGACTGTCGCTGTGAATGACGTCTGGCCGCTGTTCGTCGTCGCTGCGCATGCGACGGTCGGTGCGACCGCCGTCACCCTCGACGGAACCCGATCCGATCTCTCTCCGGTCACGGCCGAGGCGTCCGTCGCCGCGGTGCCGTGGCCGCAGCTGATCGTCCTTCTCGGTGCCGCGCTGCTTCTCGGTGCCGTCATCAGCGCTCGTCGGCGGTCTCGACGACGCGTCGCACAGCTCGTGGAGGAGGCGCGCGAGCACGGTCGCCAAGATGCGCTTTCTCTCCCTACGAACACGCATTGA